A genome region from Defluviimonas aquaemixtae includes the following:
- the mltG gene encoding endolytic transglycosylase MltG, whose protein sequence is MWRAIASNFLTVAIVMLAAVAAAIAWGKNQYSGLGPLTEAICFKVERGATMRGVAQSLKEEGAIRSDYIFRVGADYEGKAGDLKAGSFLIGPGESMAGIVGAITKSGQSTCGTEVNYRIGVNDAEMLMRELDPATNRYAEVAKFDPAAEAAPQTYVDRLEDPDLRFRVTLAEGVTSWQVVEALKRADFLDGEPGEVPPEGTLAPDSYEVTKGVARAEILNQMSTRQEQVLAELWPGRSDDLPYSTPEEALIMASIVEKETGVPEERPLVASVFVNRLREGMKLQTDPTVIYGLTKGQGVLGRGLRQSELRGRTPWNTYVIDGLPPTPIANPGRESIAAALNPESSDFLFFVADGTGGHVFAQTLAEHNENVARWRAIEAEQEAEQEAGQ, encoded by the coding sequence ATGTGGCGGGCCATCGCTTCGAACTTCCTGACCGTGGCCATTGTGATGCTGGCCGCCGTGGCGGCGGCGATCGCGTGGGGCAAGAACCAGTATTCCGGACTTGGGCCTTTGACCGAGGCGATCTGCTTCAAGGTCGAGCGGGGCGCGACCATGCGGGGCGTGGCCCAATCGCTCAAGGAAGAGGGCGCGATCCGGTCGGACTACATCTTCCGTGTCGGCGCGGACTATGAAGGCAAGGCGGGCGACCTGAAGGCAGGATCGTTCCTGATCGGGCCCGGGGAATCGATGGCTGGCATCGTCGGGGCAATCACCAAAAGCGGCCAGTCGACCTGCGGCACCGAGGTGAACTACCGCATCGGGGTCAACGACGCAGAGATGCTGATGCGCGAACTCGATCCCGCGACGAACCGCTATGCAGAGGTCGCCAAGTTCGATCCCGCCGCCGAGGCCGCGCCGCAGACCTATGTCGACCGGCTGGAGGACCCCGATCTGAGGTTCCGCGTGACGCTCGCCGAGGGCGTCACGAGCTGGCAGGTGGTCGAGGCGCTGAAGCGCGCCGACTTCCTTGACGGTGAGCCGGGCGAGGTGCCTCCGGAGGGCACGCTCGCGCCTGACAGCTACGAGGTGACGAAGGGCGTAGCGCGGGCGGAGATTCTGAACCAGATGTCGACGCGGCAGGAACAGGTTCTAGCCGAGCTCTGGCCTGGACGGTCGGACGATCTGCCTTATTCGACGCCCGAAGAGGCGTTGATCATGGCGTCGATCGTCGAAAAGGAAACCGGCGTGCCGGAAGAGCGGCCCCTGGTCGCGAGCGTGTTCGTCAACCGGCTGAGAGAGGGCATGAAGCTGCAGACCGATCCGACTGTGATCTACGGGCTTACCAAGGGGCAGGGCGTGCTGGGCCGCGGGCTCAGGCAGAGCGAACTGCGCGGACGGACGCCGTGGAACACCTATGTCATCGACGGGCTGCCACCGACCCCGATCGCCAATCCGGGCCGTGAGAGCATTGCAGCGGCGCTGAACCCCGAAAGCTCCGACTTCCTGTTCTTCGTGGCTGACGGCACGGGCGGGCACGTTTTCGCCCAAACCCTGGCCGAGCACAACGAGAACGTCGCGCGTTGGCGCGCGATCGAGGCGGAGCAGGAGGCCGAACAGGAGGCGGGGCAGTAG
- a CDS encoding head-tail adaptor protein has protein sequence MSAPRLNRKLVLEEAQRVPDGAGGWTLNWVALGALWAEVDPGSGRERAGEFVTVSSVGYKITVRATPQGAPSRPKPDQRFRDGTRIFRITAVTEADAGGHYLTCFAQEEVVA, from the coding sequence ATGAGCGCGCCGAGGCTGAACCGGAAGCTGGTGCTTGAAGAGGCGCAGCGCGTGCCGGACGGCGCAGGCGGCTGGACACTGAACTGGGTCGCTTTGGGCGCGCTGTGGGCCGAGGTCGATCCCGGCTCAGGCCGAGAGCGGGCGGGGGAATTCGTGACCGTCTCGTCGGTCGGCTACAAGATCACTGTGCGGGCGACTCCGCAGGGCGCGCCGTCTCGGCCGAAGCCCGATCAGCGGTTCAGGGACGGGACGCGGATCTTCCGCATCACCGCCGTCACGGAAGCCGATGCCGGCGGGCATTACCTGACCTGCTTCGCGCAGGAGGAGGTTGTGGCATGA
- a CDS encoding phage major capsid protein, translating into MKKTETKARAGEGVSDAPAEEVKSALQGFLSEFKGFQDDMKSKLQQQEERLTMLDRKSYTPGRPVLSTAVDCEAPHKKAFAAYLRSGDDDGLRGLTLEGKALNSQVNAEGGFLVDPQTSDRIRGVLKSTSSLRAIANVVSVEATSFDVLVDHTDLGSGWATETGSISETGTPQIDRISIPLHELSAMPKASQRLLDDSAFDVEGWLAERIADKFSRAEAQAFISGDGLDKPKGFLTHSAVDNGVWAWGSLGYVPTGAAGDFSATNASDAIIDLVYALNAEYRANASFAMNSKTAGAVRKMKDADGRFLWSDGLAAGEPARLMGYPVLVAEDMPDIGTDAYAIAFGDFYNGYTIAERPDMRVLRDPFSAKPHVLFYASKRVGGDVSDFAAIKLLKFAVS; encoded by the coding sequence ATGAAGAAGACCGAGACGAAGGCTCGGGCCGGGGAAGGCGTGTCCGACGCGCCGGCCGAGGAGGTGAAGTCTGCGCTGCAGGGTTTCCTGAGCGAGTTCAAGGGCTTTCAGGACGACATGAAATCGAAGCTGCAACAACAGGAAGAGCGACTGACCATGCTGGATCGCAAATCGTACACTCCCGGGCGCCCGGTTCTTTCGACGGCCGTCGACTGCGAGGCGCCTCACAAAAAGGCGTTCGCGGCCTATCTGCGTTCGGGCGATGACGATGGGCTCCGAGGGCTGACCCTTGAGGGCAAGGCGTTGAACTCGCAAGTGAATGCAGAGGGCGGGTTCCTCGTCGATCCGCAAACGTCCGACCGTATCCGGGGCGTGTTGAAGTCGACCTCCTCGCTGCGCGCCATCGCGAATGTCGTGAGCGTCGAGGCGACCTCGTTCGACGTCCTCGTTGATCACACCGATCTCGGCTCGGGCTGGGCAACAGAAACCGGCTCGATCAGCGAGACGGGGACGCCGCAGATCGACCGCATATCGATCCCGCTGCACGAGTTGTCGGCGATGCCGAAGGCGAGCCAGCGTCTGCTGGACGACAGCGCTTTCGATGTCGAGGGTTGGCTCGCCGAGCGGATCGCGGACAAGTTCTCGCGCGCCGAGGCGCAGGCGTTCATTTCGGGCGACGGGCTGGACAAGCCGAAGGGCTTCCTGACCCACAGTGCGGTGGACAATGGAGTCTGGGCCTGGGGATCGCTCGGCTATGTGCCGACGGGGGCTGCAGGCGATTTCTCGGCCACCAATGCGTCGGACGCGATCATCGACCTCGTCTACGCGCTGAACGCCGAGTACCGAGCGAACGCAAGTTTCGCGATGAACTCGAAGACCGCAGGTGCAGTGCGGAAGATGAAGGATGCCGATGGTCGGTTCCTGTGGTCGGACGGTCTTGCCGCCGGCGAGCCCGCGCGGCTCATGGGCTATCCGGTGCTGGTGGCCGAGGACATGCCGGATATTGGCACTGACGCCTATGCCATCGCCTTCGGCGATTTCTACAATGGCTACACGATCGCCGAGCGACCTGACATGCGGGTGCTGCGCGATCCGTTCTCGGCCAAGCCGCATGTCCTCTTCTACGCCTCCAAGCGCGTGGGCGGCGACGTGAGCGACTTTGCCGCAATCAAGCTTCTGAAATTCGCCGTCTCGTAA
- the fabF gene encoding beta-ketoacyl-ACP synthase II produces the protein MRRVVVTGLGMVTPLACGVEETWSRLVAGQSGAGPITRFDTSNVTTTYACEIPMGDGTDGTFNPDDWMEPKDRRKVDDFILYGMAAADQAVKDAGWTPEDEESRMRTGVMIGSGIGGLSSIADTAVLIKEKGPKRVSPFFIPGALINLVSGQVSIRYGFKGPNHAVVTACSTGAHAIGDAARLIQWGDADVMIAGGAESPISEIGIAGFNACKALSTKRPEDPTKASRPYDADRDGFVMGEGAGVVVLEEYGHAKARGAKIYAEILGYGLSGDAYHITAPSEDGDGAYRCMKAALARAELEPSEIDYINAHGTSTMADTIELGAVERLMGNAAAKATMSSTKSAIGHLLGAAGAVEAIFCVLALRDQVAPPTINLDNPAVEPKLDLAPNAAVKREINVALSNSFGFGGTNASLIMGRARD, from the coding sequence ATGCGTCGGGTCGTCGTAACGGGTCTTGGTATGGTCACGCCGCTGGCGTGCGGCGTCGAGGAAACCTGGAGCCGGCTGGTCGCGGGACAATCAGGCGCGGGACCGATCACCCGGTTCGACACGTCGAATGTCACGACAACCTATGCCTGCGAGATCCCGATGGGAGACGGCACGGACGGCACCTTCAATCCCGACGACTGGATGGAGCCCAAGGACCGGCGCAAGGTCGACGATTTCATCCTCTACGGAATGGCCGCGGCCGACCAGGCGGTGAAGGATGCCGGCTGGACGCCCGAGGACGAAGAAAGCCGGATGCGCACCGGCGTGATGATCGGGTCGGGCATCGGCGGGCTGTCGTCGATTGCTGACACGGCGGTCCTGATCAAGGAGAAGGGGCCGAAGCGCGTTTCGCCGTTCTTCATCCCCGGAGCGTTGATCAATCTCGTCTCGGGTCAGGTCTCGATAAGGTACGGATTCAAGGGACCGAACCACGCAGTTGTCACCGCTTGTTCGACCGGCGCCCACGCGATTGGCGACGCGGCGCGGCTGATTCAATGGGGCGATGCCGACGTGATGATCGCAGGCGGCGCGGAGAGCCCGATTTCCGAGATCGGGATCGCGGGCTTCAACGCCTGCAAGGCGTTGTCGACGAAGCGGCCCGAAGATCCGACAAAGGCCTCGCGGCCCTATGACGCCGATCGCGACGGGTTCGTGATGGGCGAGGGCGCGGGCGTCGTCGTGCTCGAGGAATACGGGCACGCCAAGGCACGCGGCGCGAAGATCTACGCCGAGATACTGGGTTATGGCCTAAGCGGTGACGCCTATCACATCACCGCGCCCTCCGAAGACGGCGACGGCGCCTATCGCTGCATGAAGGCGGCGCTGGCCCGGGCGGAATTGGAGCCGTCAGAGATCGACTACATCAATGCCCACGGCACCTCCACCATGGCAGACACGATCGAGCTTGGCGCGGTTGAGCGGCTAATGGGCAACGCAGCCGCGAAGGCGACGATGTCCTCGACGAAATCGGCGATCGGTCACTTGCTGGGAGCGGCGGGTGCGGTCGAGGCAATCTTCTGCGTTCTGGCGCTGCGCGACCAGGTGGCGCCGCCGACAATCAACCTCGACAATCCGGCGGTCGAACCGAAGCTCGATCTGGCGCCGAACGCGGCCGTGAAACGCGAGATCAACGTGGCGCTGTCGAATTCTTTCGGCTTCGGAGGCACGAATGCCTCGCTTATCATGGGGCGGGCGCGGGACTAA
- a CDS encoding head-tail connector protein: MMLSEMTPVPQAVLPVAEFKDHLRLGTGFADDGSQDALVESYLRAALAAVEGRIGKALISRDHLLELNAWRWPDCQAFPVAPVSAVVSVTVRDRDGVADLIDPSRYRLERDAHRPKIVANGALLPGIPVGGVAEVVFTAGFGPAWSDVPVDLGQAAFLLAAQYHENRHEAGTGQAMPFGVMALIERWRTVRVLGGGAA, translated from the coding sequence ATGATGCTGAGCGAAATGACACCGGTGCCGCAGGCGGTCTTGCCGGTGGCGGAATTCAAGGACCATCTGCGGCTTGGCACCGGGTTCGCCGATGACGGGTCGCAGGATGCGCTAGTCGAAAGCTATCTCAGGGCGGCCCTGGCGGCTGTGGAAGGGAGGATCGGCAAGGCGCTGATCTCGCGGGACCATCTGTTGGAGCTGAATGCGTGGCGTTGGCCAGATTGCCAGGCCTTTCCGGTGGCGCCAGTCAGCGCGGTTGTGTCGGTCACAGTGAGGGACCGCGACGGCGTGGCCGATCTGATCGACCCTTCGCGGTACCGGCTGGAGCGGGATGCGCACCGGCCGAAGATCGTGGCCAATGGCGCGCTCTTGCCGGGGATCCCGGTGGGTGGGGTGGCCGAAGTGGTCTTCACTGCGGGCTTCGGGCCGGCCTGGTCCGATGTGCCGGTGGACCTCGGGCAGGCGGCGTTTCTTCTGGCGGCGCAGTATCACGAGAACCGGCACGAGGCCGGGACCGGACAGGCGATGCCCTTCGGCGTCATGGCCTTGATCGAGCGGTGGCGGACGGTGCGCGTTCTTGGCGGGGGTGCGGCATGA
- a CDS encoding gene transfer agent family protein: MANPWTGEVAVWLDGERHVAKLTLGALAELEAGLRTGTLIELVERFEAGGFSTRDVLMLIVAGLRGGGWTGSGADLLKVEVGGGPVEAARVAAELLTRAFTVPEAG, encoded by the coding sequence ATGGCCAATCCTTGGACGGGGGAGGTCGCGGTCTGGCTCGATGGCGAGCGCCACGTGGCCAAGTTGACACTTGGGGCGCTGGCGGAGCTGGAGGCGGGGCTTCGGACCGGGACGCTGATCGAGCTTGTCGAGCGGTTCGAGGCGGGCGGGTTTTCGACGCGCGACGTCTTGATGCTGATCGTCGCCGGCCTTCGGGGCGGTGGCTGGACGGGTTCGGGCGCGGACCTTCTGAAGGTCGAGGTCGGCGGCGGGCCAGTCGAGGCGGCACGGGTCGCGGCGGAATTGTTAACACGTGCCTTCACGGTGCCGGAGGCGGGGTGA
- a CDS encoding GTA head formation protein, RCAP_rcc01685 family yields the protein MAGAGSRYLKEPFECAHEHRFEATERIMALQFETVEKRLERIEAMILGVEKRLWMTVFGVVGVILSQAVQSVIEFGPK from the coding sequence ATGGCCGGGGCGGGGTCGCGCTATCTCAAGGAGCCGTTCGAGTGCGCCCATGAGCACCGCTTTGAGGCCACCGAAAGGATCATGGCCCTGCAGTTCGAGACGGTCGAGAAACGGCTGGAGCGGATCGAGGCGATGATCCTCGGGGTCGAAAAGCGGCTTTGGATGACGGTCTTCGGGGTCGTCGGAGTGATCCTTAGTCAAGCGGTGCAGTCGGTGATTGAATTCGGGCCGAAATAG
- a CDS encoding DUF3168 domain-containing protein, which yields MSYGAAAALQAAIYQRLTADSALDALVSGAIYDAVPPGTVTGTYVSIGPEDVRDASDQVSRGAFHEFTVSVVTDQAGFQNAKAVAAAVSDALTGATLILARGRLVGIWFLAARARRVEKADVRRIDLTFRARIED from the coding sequence ATGAGCTACGGAGCGGCGGCCGCGTTGCAGGCGGCGATCTACCAGCGGCTGACGGCGGATTCGGCGTTGGACGCCCTTGTCTCGGGCGCGATCTACGATGCGGTGCCGCCGGGGACGGTGACGGGGACCTATGTCTCGATCGGGCCCGAGGACGTGCGCGATGCTTCCGATCAAGTCAGCCGGGGCGCATTTCATGAGTTTACGGTCTCCGTCGTGACTGATCAGGCGGGATTTCAGAACGCCAAGGCTGTGGCCGCTGCGGTGTCGGATGCGCTGACCGGGGCGACGCTGATCCTGGCGCGCGGGCGGCTCGTGGGGATCTGGTTCCTGGCGGCGCGGGCGCGGCGAGTCGAGAAGGCGGATGTGCGGCGGATCGACCTGACCTTCAGAGCGCGGATCGAGGACTGA
- a CDS encoding HK97 family phage prohead protease has translation MTSDYGLEMKFCRLGEDIAVTDGCRIEGYASLFGITDQGGDVVMPGAYGKSLARMKTEGRTVRMLWQHDPAQPIGVWDEIVEDRRGLKVKGRLLTEVERGREAAALVTAGAIDGLSIGYRTVTAEKDAKGLRLLREVELWEVSLVTFPMLPEARFGAKGDSPEAIELRELAALFDQARRTVAGR, from the coding sequence ATGACAAGTGATTACGGGTTGGAGATGAAGTTCTGCCGGCTGGGTGAGGACATTGCCGTCACGGATGGCTGCAGGATCGAGGGCTACGCTTCGCTTTTTGGCATCACAGATCAGGGCGGCGATGTCGTGATGCCCGGCGCCTACGGTAAGTCGCTCGCCCGGATGAAGACGGAAGGCCGGACGGTGAGGATGCTGTGGCAGCACGATCCCGCCCAGCCGATCGGCGTCTGGGATGAGATCGTCGAGGACAGGCGTGGGCTGAAGGTCAAGGGCCGTCTTCTGACCGAGGTCGAGAGGGGGCGCGAGGCGGCGGCCCTGGTTACGGCGGGCGCGATCGACGGTCTGTCCATCGGCTACCGCACGGTAACGGCGGAGAAGGACGCGAAGGGGCTACGGCTTCTTCGCGAGGTGGAGCTTTGGGAGGTGTCCCTGGTGACCTTTCCGATGCTTCCCGAGGCGCGGTTCGGGGCAAAAGGCGATTCGCCAGAAGCCATCGAACTGCGTGAACTGGCGGCGCTGTTCGATCAGGCGCGCCGGACAGTCGCGGGCCGATGA
- a CDS encoding DNA-packaging protein — MKSAAAWLASATPEMVDEFLAGLSDEALMALPWLFEFWALPHQLPPEGAWKTWVIMGGRGAGKTRAGAEWVRSQVEGPRPLDPGQARRVALVGETVDQVREVMIFGDSGILDVSPPDRKPVWEATRKRLVWPNGAVGEVYSAFSPDSLRGPQFDAAWVDELAKWQKAQETWDMLQFALRLGTHPQQVVTTTPKNVGVLKAILQNPSTVLTQAPTEANKAYLAASFIEEVRARYAGTRLGRQELDGVLLEDAEGALWTTGGLEACRSRAPERLSRIVVAVDPPVTGHKGSDECGIVVVGAVTDGPPSEWRAWVLEDASVSAASPDTWARAAVAAMERHGADRLVAEVNQGGALVESVVRQVDPTVAYRAVHASRGKVARAEPVAALYEQGRVQHVRGLGPLEDQMCRMTARGFEGNGSPDRVDALVWALTELIVEPAAKWRRPQVRRL, encoded by the coding sequence ATGAAATCGGCCGCCGCCTGGCTCGCCTCCGCGACGCCGGAGATGGTGGATGAGTTCCTTGCGGGGCTGTCGGACGAGGCGCTGATGGCGCTGCCCTGGCTCTTCGAGTTCTGGGCGCTGCCGCACCAGTTGCCACCGGAGGGCGCTTGGAAGACCTGGGTCATCATGGGCGGACGCGGCGCGGGCAAAACGCGCGCCGGCGCCGAGTGGGTCCGGTCGCAGGTCGAGGGGCCACGGCCGCTGGACCCCGGTCAGGCCCGGCGGGTGGCGCTGGTCGGCGAGACGGTGGATCAGGTCCGCGAGGTCATGATCTTCGGGGATAGCGGAATCCTCGACGTGTCGCCGCCCGACCGGAAGCCGGTCTGGGAGGCGACGCGCAAGCGCCTCGTCTGGCCGAACGGGGCGGTGGGCGAAGTCTATTCCGCCTTCAGCCCTGACAGTCTGCGTGGCCCGCAATTCGACGCCGCTTGGGTCGATGAGCTGGCAAAGTGGCAGAAGGCACAGGAAACCTGGGACATGCTGCAATTTGCGCTGCGTCTCGGCACTCATCCGCAGCAGGTCGTCACGACGACGCCAAAGAACGTGGGCGTGCTGAAAGCGATCCTGCAGAACCCCTCGACCGTGCTTACGCAGGCGCCGACGGAAGCGAACAAGGCCTATCTGGCGGCGTCATTCATTGAAGAGGTGCGAGCGCGCTATGCGGGCACGCGGCTGGGCCGGCAGGAACTGGACGGCGTGCTTTTGGAGGATGCGGAAGGGGCGCTCTGGACCACGGGCGGGCTTGAGGCCTGCCGGTCCAGGGCGCCCGAGCGGCTGAGTCGGATCGTCGTGGCGGTCGATCCGCCGGTTACCGGGCACAAGGGATCGGACGAATGCGGCATCGTCGTCGTGGGGGCGGTGACCGATGGGCCGCCGTCGGAGTGGCGGGCCTGGGTTCTGGAGGATGCCTCGGTGAGCGCGGCGAGCCCCGATACCTGGGCGCGGGCGGCGGTCGCGGCGATGGAGCGGCACGGCGCGGACCGGTTGGTGGCGGAAGTCAACCAGGGCGGGGCACTCGTCGAAAGCGTCGTGCGACAGGTCGATCCGACGGTGGCCTACCGGGCGGTCCACGCATCGCGCGGCAAGGTCGCGCGGGCCGAGCCGGTGGCGGCGCTTTACGAGCAGGGGCGGGTTCAGCATGTGCGGGGGCTCGGGCCGCTCGAGGACCAGATGTGCCGCATGACGGCGCGTGGCTTTGAAGGCAACGGATCGCCCGACCGGGTGGATGCGCTGGTCTGGGCGCTGACCGAGCTGATCGTGGAGCCGGCGGCGAAGTGGCGGAGACCGCAGGTCAGGCGCTTGTGA
- a CDS encoding phage major tail protein, TP901-1 family gives MAAQNGKDLLIKLDLTGGGQFTTIAGLRATRISFNAETVDVTSLESQGGWRELLGGAGVRSASVSGSGVFVDSATDDRARQIFFGSTVEQFQVIIPDFGIVEGPFQITSIEYAGSYNGEATYELSLASAGALNFTAI, from the coding sequence ATGGCTGCCCAGAACGGCAAGGACCTTCTGATCAAGCTCGACCTGACCGGGGGCGGGCAATTCACGACGATCGCGGGGCTGAGGGCGACGCGGATCAGCTTCAACGCCGAGACGGTCGATGTGACGAGTCTGGAAAGCCAGGGCGGCTGGCGTGAGCTTTTGGGCGGTGCCGGGGTGCGGTCGGCCTCGGTTTCGGGGTCGGGCGTCTTCGTGGACAGCGCGACCGATGACCGGGCGCGGCAGATCTTCTTCGGGAGCACGGTCGAGCAGTTCCAGGTGATCATCCCGGACTTTGGGATCGTCGAGGGGCCGTTCCAGATCACGTCGATCGAATATGCGGGCAGCTACAACGGCGAGGCGACCTATGAGTTGTCTTTGGCCTCGGCGGGCGCGCTGAACTTCACGGCGATCTGA
- a CDS encoding phage portal protein, whose protein sequence is MAWNFFRRAEGAVPEQKASATGRVVAWGSSGRVAWSPRDAVSLTKTGFSGNPVGFRAVKLIAEAAAALPLICQDGERRYDVHPVIELMRRPNPGQGRAELFEALYGQLLLSGNGYVEAVGGGLPTELHILRSDRMSLVPGADGWPVAYDYTVGGRKHRFDMTGPVDPVCHIKSFHPQDDHYGLSPMQAAAVAVDVHNSASSWSKALLDNAARPSGAIVYKGADGQAQLSGDQYDRLIHEMEMHHQGARNAGRPMLLEGGLDWKPMGFSPSDMEFQKTKEAAAREIAVAFGVPPMLLGIPGDATYANYQEANRAFYRLTILPLATRVTAAVSYWLSTHLGEHIELRPDLDQVPALAAERDQQWRRVGEAAFLTDAEKRSILGLPPLADEG, encoded by the coding sequence ATGGCATGGAATTTCTTCCGGCGCGCCGAGGGCGCGGTTCCGGAGCAGAAGGCTTCGGCCACGGGGCGGGTCGTGGCCTGGGGATCGTCGGGCCGCGTGGCATGGTCGCCGCGGGACGCGGTGAGCCTGACGAAGACTGGGTTCTCGGGCAATCCGGTCGGCTTTCGGGCGGTGAAGCTGATCGCCGAGGCGGCCGCCGCCCTGCCGCTGATCTGCCAGGATGGGGAGCGGCGCTACGATGTGCATCCGGTGATCGAGCTGATGCGCCGGCCCAATCCGGGTCAGGGGCGGGCGGAGCTGTTCGAGGCGTTGTACGGTCAGCTTCTGCTGAGCGGGAACGGCTATGTCGAAGCTGTAGGCGGCGGTCTGCCAACGGAGCTGCACATCCTGCGTTCGGACCGGATGAGCCTCGTGCCGGGAGCGGATGGCTGGCCGGTGGCCTATGACTACACGGTCGGCGGGCGCAAGCATCGCTTCGACATGACCGGGCCGGTCGATCCGGTCTGCCACATCAAGTCGTTTCATCCGCAGGACGACCATTATGGTCTGTCGCCGATGCAGGCGGCGGCGGTGGCGGTGGATGTCCACAATTCGGCGTCGAGCTGGTCGAAGGCGCTTCTGGACAATGCCGCGCGGCCCTCGGGGGCGATCGTCTACAAGGGCGCGGACGGGCAGGCTCAGCTGTCGGGCGACCAGTACGACCGGCTGATCCATGAGATGGAGATGCACCATCAGGGGGCGCGGAACGCGGGCCGCCCGATGCTGCTGGAAGGCGGGCTCGACTGGAAGCCGATGGGCTTTTCGCCTTCGGACATGGAGTTCCAGAAGACCAAGGAGGCGGCGGCGCGCGAGATCGCAGTGGCCTTCGGAGTGCCGCCGATGCTTCTGGGCATTCCAGGGGACGCGACCTACGCCAACTACCAGGAGGCGAACCGCGCGTTCTATCGGCTGACGATCCTGCCGCTTGCGACGCGGGTCACGGCGGCGGTCAGCTACTGGCTGTCAACGCATCTCGGCGAACATATCGAGCTGCGACCCGATCTGGACCAGGTGCCCGCGCTCGCAGCCGAACGGGATCAGCAGTGGAGGCGCGTCGGCGAGGCGGCGTTCCTGACCGATGCCGAGAAGCGGAGCATTCTCGGCCTGCCGCCCCTCGCGGACGAGGGCTAA
- a CDS encoding phage tail tape measure protein has protein sequence MTDGLDGIEGLAAQAAALETSLGGAQAMAAAFDAELGRMRESIIFTGREVGTLSRSIGGGLRRAFDGLIFDGMKLSDALKQVAQTMVNSVYGVAMKPIQDAVGGAIAQGMNGLLSGLFPFEKGGSFSQGRVMPFARGGIVSSPTMFPMRNGRGLMGEAGPEAIMPLARGADGRLGVQASGGGRPVSIVMNVTTPDVQGFARSQSQIAAQMARALSRGDRNR, from the coding sequence ATGACGGACGGACTGGACGGGATCGAGGGGCTCGCCGCGCAGGCGGCGGCGTTGGAGACGAGCCTCGGCGGCGCGCAGGCGATGGCGGCGGCTTTCGACGCCGAGCTTGGCCGCATGCGGGAAAGCATAATTTTCACGGGGCGCGAGGTCGGCACCCTGTCGAGGAGCATCGGCGGGGGGCTGAGGCGCGCGTTCGATGGGCTGATCTTCGACGGGATGAAACTGTCGGATGCGCTGAAGCAGGTTGCCCAGACGATGGTGAACAGCGTCTACGGCGTGGCGATGAAGCCGATTCAGGACGCGGTCGGGGGCGCCATCGCGCAGGGGATGAACGGGCTGCTGAGCGGGCTCTTTCCCTTCGAGAAGGGCGGAAGCTTTTCGCAAGGCCGCGTCATGCCCTTCGCGAGGGGCGGCATCGTGTCGTCGCCCACTATGTTCCCGATGCGAAATGGTCGCGGGCTGATGGGCGAGGCGGGGCCCGAGGCAATCATGCCGCTGGCGCGCGGCGCAGATGGCCGGCTGGGCGTTCAGGCATCGGGCGGCGGGCGTCCGGTCAGCATCGTGATGAATGTGACGACGCCGGACGTGCAGGGCTTCGCCCGCAGCCAGAGCCAGATCGCGGCGCAGATGGCGCGCGCTCTCTCGCGCGGCGACAGGAACAGGTGA
- a CDS encoding rcc01693 family protein: MSAVDWPGLMRAGLGRLGLTPDAFWRLTPAELVILLGDPAAVPPLNRARLEELARAWPDAPIETRDN, translated from the coding sequence GTGAGCGCGGTGGATTGGCCGGGGCTAATGCGGGCGGGTCTCGGCCGGCTCGGGCTGACGCCGGATGCGTTCTGGCGGCTGACGCCGGCGGAGCTGGTCATCTTGCTGGGTGATCCGGCGGCGGTACCGCCGCTCAACCGCGCGCGGCTCGAAGAGCTTGCGCGGGCCTGGCCGGATGCGCCCATTGAGACAAGGGACAACTGA